The window GCCGACCCCGCGGACTTCGCCGGTGTGGACATCGTCATCGAGGCGGTATCCGAATCGGTATCAGGCAAGCCGCGGGTGTCCCCGGAGGTCCAGGCCACCGTGAGTCCCGTCCACGTCTTCTCCGCGGCCGACGGCATGCCGCTCGTTGAGATCATCCGCGGCGAGAGCACCGGCGACGAGGCGCTGGCGAGGACGTTCGACTTCGTGCAGCAGATCCGCAAGACCCCCATCGTCGTGACAAACTCCCGCGGCTTCTTCACCTCCCGCGTGATCGGCGCGCGCCTCGCCGAGGCGGTCGCCGCCGTCGGCGAAGGCGTGGAACCGGCCTCCGTCGAGCAGGCCGCCCTGCAGGCGGGCTATCCGGCCGGCGCCCTGCACCTGCTGGACGAGCTGTCGCTGTCGCTGGGGCAGAAGATGCGAGTCGCCGCGCGCGCCGCGACCGAGGCGGCGGGCGCGAACTGGGTCGCACACCCGTCGGAGGCCGTCGTGGACTGGATGGTCGACGACGCGAAGCGCCGAGGCCGCGCGGCCCGCCGCGGCTTCTACGACTACGACGAGCGTGGGGAACGCGTCAGGATCTGGCCGGGGCTGCGCGAGCGATTCGACTCCGGCCGCACACGCGTGGCGCTTGTGGATCTGCAGGAGCGGATGCTGTTCGCCGAGGCGCTCGAGGCGATCCACTGCCTCGATGAGGGGGTACTCGCGTCGGTGGCCGACGCCAACATCGGCTCGATCTACGGCATCGGCTTTCCGGCATGGACGGGAGGCGTGCTGCAGTACGTCAACCAGTACGAGGGGGGCCTGCCCGGCTTCGTCGCCCGGGCGCGGGAGCTGGCCGACGCCTTCGGCGAGCGCTTCGTCCCGCCGGCGTCGCTTTGGAAAAGGGCGGAGGCCGGCCAGGACTTCCGGCGCGAGTGAGATCGGCGACGCACCGAGTGCTCCAAGGCCACATGACGGCGACGCAGGCCCTAGGCTGACGCTCGATGAGCACAGTGAGCGTCGTCATCCCGTCTCTGAACGATGCGTTCATGCTGACGAACTGCCTGGCCGCCCTCGCCGACCAGACGCGACAGCCGGACGAGATCATCGTCGTCGACAACGGATCCACCGACAGCACGGCAGACGTCGCCCGCGCCGCCGGTGCGGTGCTGGTGAGCGAACCGCGCCGCGGGGTGCTGCGCGCGACCGCGAGCGGCTTCGACGCGGCCCGCGGCGACATCATCGGGCGACTGGATGCCGATTCGATCCCGTCGCCGCAGTGGACCGCGCGTCTGGAACAGCGCTTCGATGCCGATCCCACCCTCACCGCGCTGACCGGCACGGGCGTGTTCTACGGCGGCGCCCGGGTATGGGAAGTCATCGGCCGGTACGGGTACCTCGGCGGCTACTTCTGGTCCATGCGCCTGGTCATGGGGCACGTGCCCGTGTTCGGTTCCAACTTCGCGCTCCGCCGCAGCGCATGGCCGCAGGTGCGCGAACGCGTGCATCTGGACGACCCCCGCATGCACGATGACCTCGAAGTCAGCTTCGCCCTCGATTTCGGCGCGGGCGTCGAGTTCGACCGGTTGCTGCGCGTCGGGGTGTCCGCTCGCCCCTTCGACTCGTTCGCCGGCTTCCGCCGACGAGTCGTGTGGGCGTTCCACGACATCGGCGTCAACCTGTCCGAGGTCGGCGCTCTCCGCCGGCACTGGCGGTGCGCGCTAGGACGCCACCGGCGCCGGGCGGTCCGCCGCGAAGCCCGCCGCGAGGCGCGACGGGTCAGCGCGGAAAGTGCACCAGCATCGCCTCGGTGAGCTGATGCGGCGCTGACTCGCACGGGCTGTGGCCGGTGTCGATCACCCGCAGCACGGCGTTGAGCCGCGCGGCGTATGCCTGGTGCGCCGCAACCGGCCAGACATCACCCGTGCCGGTGACGACGAGGATCGGCAGACCCAGCGCCCGCAGGGCATCGGCCAGGTCCGGCGTGTGCTTCATGAGCCAGAAGATGTCCTCGACGCTGGAGGTGCGGGTGAGCGCGAACCGCGCCCGCACGAAGACGGCGCGGTCCTGCGGCCCGCGGTGCACGTTGTTGCGCACGCCCCACATCATCAGGCGTGCCGCGGTGCGTGCCGGGATCGGGCCGCTCGCGGGGCCCAGGATCTTGAAGGCGCGCAGCGCCTGGCCTGCGATCGGAGGCGCCGACAGCAGCGTGATGGTCGAGAACAGTTCGGGATGGGCGACGGCGGTGGCCGCGACGACAGTGCCGGCGAACGAGTAGCCCAGCACGTGCGCCGGCGTGGCGCCGGTGGCCAGCACGGCCAGCAGGTCGTCGACGAACAGCTCCAGCGTGTACCGGCGCTGCGGCGGCACGAGGTTCTCCGGGCCCGCCGTGTAGGACTCGTACTGCCCCGCCATGTCGAACGACTCGACCCGATAGCCCGCTGCTGCCAGCATCGGCATCATCCGGATGAAGTCCTCTTTGGACCCCGTGACGCCGGGCACCAGCACGACGCGCTGCCCGTCGACCGGGCCCATGCTGATGCGGGCGAGCGCGCCGCTCGGCGCGGCGACACGGTCGCGCTGCACGTCGGGCGGCAGCAGGCTCCAGTCGATCGGCCCGAGCGCGGCGTCGAACTGGGCCGCCCGGCTGGCGATGCCCTGAGCTTCCCCGTCCGCCCTGTCGACGCTCACGAGGGCATCCTAGGGTGCCCTCGTCACTCAGCGGTGGCTGAACCGCGGCGCGCGCTTTTCGCTGAAGGCGGCCATGCCCTCTTTCTGATCCTCCAGGGCGAACAGCGACGTGAAGATGCGCGTCTCCAGGCGCAGGCCTTCGGCCAGGCTCGTCTCCTGAGCCGCTCGCAGTGCCTCTGTGGCGGCGTACAGCACCGGCAGCGACTTCGACGCGATCGTCTCGGCCGTCTTCGCGGCCTCGTCGAGCAGATCGGATGCCGGCACGACCCGGGACACCAGGCCGGCACGTTCCGCCTCGGCGGCATCCATCATGCGCCCGGTCAGCACGAGCTCCGCCGCCTTGTAGGCGCCGACCGCCCGGGTCAGCCGCTGCGTGCCGCCGATGCCGGGGATGACCCCGAGGTTGATCTCGGGTTGACCGAACCGGGCGGTGTCGGCGGCGAGGATCACGTCGCACATCATCGCCAGCTCGCACCCGCCGCCGAGGGCGAAGCCTGCCACCGCGGCCACCACCGGCGTCCGTACGCGGGAGAGCTGCTCGAGCCCCGCGAAGGGGTTGTGCATCGTCATCTCGTGGGAGCTCTTCCCCGCCATCTCCTTGATGTCGGCGCCCGCCGCGAAAGCCCGCTCGGAACCGGTCAGCACGATGCAACCGATGTTCTCGTCGGCGTCGAACGCGGTCACCGCCTCACCGAGCTCGGCGGCGAGTTGGGCGTTGAGGGCGTTGAGGGCCTGAGGCCGGTTGAGGGTGATCCAGCCGATGCGGCCACGGGTCTCGACGATGAGCGTCTCGTATGCGGTCATGCCCTCATCGTGCCACGCGTCCGCGGCGCAGCAGATCGCGGCCGACGATGACACGCATGATCTCGTTCGTGCCCTCCAGGATCTGGTGCACCCGCAGATCCCGCACCACCTTCTCGATGCCGAGCTCGCGCAGATACCCGTAGCCGCCGTGCAGCTGCAGCGCGTCGTTGGCGACGCGGAAACCGGCGTCGGTGGCGAAGCGCTTGGCCATGGCGCACTGCACCGCAGCGTCGTCGGCGCCCTCGTCCAGCGCACGGGCGGCGTCGCGCACCAGCGCGCGGGCCGCGCGCAGCTCGGTGGCCATGTCTGCGAGCATGAACACGACCGCCTGACGCTCGGACAGCGGTTCACCGAAGGTCTCACGCTCCTGCACGTAGCGCACCGCGCGGTCCATCGCCCACTGGGCGCCCCCGATCGAGCACGCCGCGATGCCGAGACGGCCCGCGTCGAGGGCCGCCATCGCGATGCGGAAACCCTCGCCGACGCCGCCGATGAGGGCGGATGCCGGCAGACGCACGTCGTCGAGCACCACCTGGCGGGTCGGCTGCGCGCTCCAGCCCATCTTCTTCTCGTTCGCGCCGAACGACAGTCCGGGGGTCCCGGCCGGCACGAGGAACGCCGAGATGCCCCGAGCGCCGGGGGAACCCGGCTCCCCTGGCGCGCCGGTGCGGGCCATCACGACGTACACCCCCGCTTCGCCCGCACCGGAGATGAACTGCTTCACGCCGGTGAGCCGGTAGTCCTCGCCGTCGGCCACGGCGGCGGTGACGAGCGCCGCGGCATCCGACCCCGCCCCCGGCTCGGTCAGGCAATAGGAGCCCACCTCGCTCATCTCGACCAGGCGCGGCAG is drawn from Microbacterium sp. zg-B96 and contains these coding sequences:
- a CDS encoding glycosyltransferase family A protein: MSTVSVVIPSLNDAFMLTNCLAALADQTRQPDEIIVVDNGSTDSTADVARAAGAVLVSEPRRGVLRATASGFDAARGDIIGRLDADSIPSPQWTARLEQRFDADPTLTALTGTGVFYGGARVWEVIGRYGYLGGYFWSMRLVMGHVPVFGSNFALRRSAWPQVRERVHLDDPRMHDDLEVSFALDFGAGVEFDRLLRVGVSARPFDSFAGFRRRVVWAFHDIGVNLSEVGALRRHWRCALGRHRRRAVRREARREARRVSAESAPASPR
- a CDS encoding alpha/beta hydrolase, whose amino-acid sequence is MSVDRADGEAQGIASRAAQFDAALGPIDWSLLPPDVQRDRVAAPSGALARISMGPVDGQRVVLVPGVTGSKEDFIRMMPMLAAAGYRVESFDMAGQYESYTAGPENLVPPQRRYTLELFVDDLLAVLATGATPAHVLGYSFAGTVVAATAVAHPELFSTITLLSAPPIAGQALRAFKILGPASGPIPARTAARLMMWGVRNNVHRGPQDRAVFVRARFALTRTSSVEDIFWLMKHTPDLADALRALGLPILVVTGTGDVWPVAAHQAYAARLNAVLRVIDTGHSPCESAPHQLTEAMLVHFPR
- a CDS encoding enoyl-CoA hydratase — its product is MTAYETLIVETRGRIGWITLNRPQALNALNAQLAAELGEAVTAFDADENIGCIVLTGSERAFAAGADIKEMAGKSSHEMTMHNPFAGLEQLSRVRTPVVAAVAGFALGGGCELAMMCDVILAADTARFGQPEINLGVIPGIGGTQRLTRAVGAYKAAELVLTGRMMDAAEAERAGLVSRVVPASDLLDEAAKTAETIASKSLPVLYAATEALRAAQETSLAEGLRLETRIFTSLFALEDQKEGMAAFSEKRAPRFSHR
- a CDS encoding acyl-CoA dehydrogenase family protein, with product MNTPPTLTDDERAAILAAVREFTAAELAPYALERDEHAIFPRDALRRAGDLGLGGVCVREDVGGTGLSRSDAVAIYEALAEGDTSLAAYISIHNMVAGIIDTWGSAAQRQEWLPRLVEMSEVGSYCLTEPGAGSDAAALVTAAVADGEDYRLTGVKQFISGAGEAGVYVVMARTGAPGEPGSPGARGISAFLVPAGTPGLSFGANEKKMGWSAQPTRQVVLDDVRLPASALIGGVGEGFRIAMAALDAGRLGIAACSIGGAQWAMDRAVRYVQERETFGEPLSERQAVVFMLADMATELRAARALVRDAARALDEGADDAAVQCAMAKRFATDAGFRVANDALQLHGGYGYLRELGIEKVVRDLRVHQILEGTNEIMRVIVGRDLLRRGRVAR